From the Bos taurus isolate L1 Dominette 01449 registration number 42190680 breed Hereford chromosome 22, ARS-UCD2.0, whole genome shotgun sequence genome, one window contains:
- the SEC13 gene encoding protein SEC13 homolog, with the protein MVSVINTVDTSHEDMIHDAQMDYYGTRLATCSSDRSVKIFDVRNGGQILVADLRGHEGPVWQVAWAHPMYGNILASCSYDRKVIIWKEENGTWEKTHEHTGHDSSVNSVCWAPHDYGLILACGSSDGAISLLTYTGLGQWEVKKINNAHTIGCNAVSWAPAVVPGSLIDQPSGQKPNYIKKFASGGCDNLIKLWKEEEDGQWKEEQKLEAHSDWVRDVAWAPSIGLPTSTIASCSQDGRVFVWTCDDASGNTWSPKLLHKFNDVVWHVSWSITANILAVSGGDNKVTLWKESVDGQWVCISDVNKGQGPVSTSVTEGQQNDQ; encoded by the exons ATG GTGTCAGTAATTAACACTGTGGACACTTCCCATGAGGACATGATT CATGACGCCCAGATGGACTACTACGGCACCCGCCTGGCAACCTGCTCGTCAGACAGGTCCGTCAAGATATTCGATGTGCGCAACGGGGGGCAGATCCTCGTCGCCGACCTCAGGGG CCATGAGGGTCCTGTGTGGCAGGTGGCCTGGGCCCACCCCATGTATGGCAATATACTCGCGTCCTGCTCCTACGACCGGAAAGTCATCATCTGGAAAGAGGAGAATGGCACCTGGGAGAAGACCCACGAGCACACAGGACACGACTCGTCAG TAAACTCCGTATGCTGGGCTCCCCACGACTATGGCCTCATCCTGGCCTGCGGCAGCTCGGACGGGGCCATCTCCCTGCTGACCTACACCGGGCTGGGCCAGTGGGAAGTAAAGAAGATCAACAATGCTCACACC ATCGGCTGCAATGCTGTCAGCTGGGCCCCTGCTGTCGTACCCGGAAGCCTCATAGACCAGCCATCCGGGCAGAAGCCCAACTACATCAAGAAGTTTGCGTCAGGCGGCTGTGACAACCTCATCAAACTGTGGAA GGAGGAGGAGGACGGCCAGTGGAAGGAAGAGCAGAAGCTGGAAGCCCACAGTGACTGGGTTCGAGATGTGGCCTGGGCCCCCTCCATCGGCCTGCCTACCAGCACCATCGCCAGCTGCTCTCAG GACGGTCGGGTGTTCGTCTGGACCTGTGACGATGCCTCGGGCAACACGTGGTCTCCCAAACTGCTGCACAAGTTCAACGACGTTGTGTGGCATGTCAGCTGGTCCATCACAGCCAACATCCTGGCGGTCTCTGGTGGAGACAAtaag GTGACCCTGTGGAAGGAGTCGGTCGATGGGCAGTGGGTGTGCATCAGCGACGTCAACAAGGGCCAGGGACCCGTGTCCACGTCTGTCACGGAGGGCCAGCAGAACGACCAGTGA